One region of Solea senegalensis isolate Sse05_10M linkage group LG14, IFAPA_SoseM_1, whole genome shotgun sequence genomic DNA includes:
- the ncl gene encoding nucleolin isoform X1: MVKLAKAANKQAAQKKKAPPPPKEVEEESSEEGSSEEEEAPPPKAVKKATPAKAAAKNGTVVKKAESEDDDSEEEEESEEEAPPPKKTPAKATPAKAPPAKAEESDDDDDDDESEEEAPPPKKGAKAAAKPPVKAKPAKESSEEEDDESEEEAPPPKKATPAKPAAKKAAKAKPAKEASDDDEEDEDDSEEEMDTTPAPAATKAKKAGMVKAKEESEEDDDDEEDDDDEEDDDEEEEDAPVTPGKRKADGKKDTPPAKKAKAEGEGFCLFVGNLNFNKDFDEIKSALRKFFTKNDLEVADVRLGGTKKFGYVDFSTEEDMQKALELNGKKVMGQELKLDKARSKETSQEGKKERDARTLFVKNLPFSATVDDLKEVFEDAVDVRLPQGQNGSNRGIAYIEFKSEAEADKMLEEAQGADVQGRSIMVDYVGDKSQKGAKVGGAMGAASKTLVVNNLAFSATEEALQSTFEKAVSIRVPQRDGRPKGFAFVEFETTDDAKDALENLNNTEIEGRTIRLEFSQNSGNRDGGRGNSGPTKTLFVKGLSEDTSDQTLKDSFEGAVGARIVTDRDTGSSKGFGFVDFDNEDDCKAAKEAMEDGEIDGSKVTLDYAKPKGEGGFRGGRGGGGFGGRGGGRGGRGGFGGFGGGRGGGGRGRGGFGGRGGGGRGGGRGFGGGRGGGGFGAKPQGKKIKFDD; encoded by the exons GCCCCTCCTCCTAAAGCGGTGAAGAAAGCCACACCAGCTAAAGCAGCTGCTAAAAATGGCACTGTTGTCAAAAAAGCAGAAAGTGAAGATGATGACTCTG aggaggaggaggagtctgaaGAGGAGGCCCCACCACCAAAGAAGACTCCTGCAAAAGCAACACCAGCCAAGGCACCTCCTGCAAAGGCAGAGGAAtcagatgacgatgatgatg ATGATGAATCGGAAGAAGAGGCCCCACCACCCAAAAAAGGAGCCAAGGCTGCTGCTAAACCCCCAGTGAAGGCTAAACCTGCAAAGGAGTCCtctgaggaggaagatgatgaatCTGAAGAGGAGGCCCCACCCCCCAAGAAAGCTACTCCAGCCAAACCAGCTGCAAAGAAAGCTGCTAAGGCAAAGCCCGCGAAGGAGGCTTCTGATGATGacgaagaagatgaagatg ATTCTGAAGAGGAGATGGACACCACTCCCGCTCCAGCAGCCACTAAGGCAAAAAAAGCCGGCATGGTCAAGGCCAAGGAGGAGtcggaggaggatgatgatgatgaagaagatgatgatgatgaggaggatgatgatgaggaagaagagg ATGCCCCCGTGACACCTGGAAAGAGGAAGGCAGATGGCAAAAAGGATACACCACCTGCCAAAAAGGCAAAGGCAGAAGGTGAAG GCTTCTGTCTATTTGTTGGAAATTTGAACTTCAACAAAGATTTTGATGAAATCAAATCAGCCCTGAGGAAATTCTTCACCAAGAACGACCTTGAGGTTGCCGATGTCCGGTTAGGAGGAACCAA AAAATTTGGCTATGTGGACTTTTCAACTGAGGAGGACATGCAGAAGGCACTGGAGCTCAATGGCAAAAAGGTCATGGGCCAGGAGTTGAAGTTGGATAAGGCCCGCAGCAAAGAGACCTCACAGGAGGGCAAGAAAG AGAGGGACGCCAGGACACTCTTTGTGAAAAACCTTCCCTTCTCTGCCACGGTTGATGACCTAAAGGAAGTCTTTGAAGATGCAGTTGATGTCCGGTTGCCGCAAGGCCAGAACGGCTCAAACAGAGG CATTGCTTACATTGAATTCAAATCGGAGGCAGAAGCCGATAAGATGCTGGAGGAGGCACAGGGAGCAGATGTACAAGGGCGGTCCATCATGGTTGATTATGTTGGTGATAAGAGTCAGAAGGGTGCCAAGGTGGGAG GAGCAATGGGAGCAGCCAGTAAAACGCTGGTCGTGAATAATCTGGCCTTCAGTGCCACAGAGGAAGCCCTGCAATCCACATTTGAGAAGGCTGTGTCCATAAGGGTTCCACAGAGGGATGGCAGACCCAAAGG TTTTGCATTTGTAGAGTTTGAGACCACAGATGATGCTAAGGACGCTTTGGAAAAcctcaacaacacagaaattGAGGGCCGCACAATCCGACTGGAGTTCAGCCAGAACAGTGGAAacagagatggaggaagaggaaactcTG GTCCAACAAAAACCCTGTTTGTGAAGGGTCTGTCTGAGGACACATCAGACCAGACTCTTAAAGACTCATTTGAGGGTGCTGTGGGAGCCAGGATAGTCACAGACAGGGACACCGGCTCATCTAAAGG CTTTGGCTTTGTGGACTTTGACAACGAGGATGACTGCAAAGCAGCCAAGGAGGCAATGGAGGATGGTGAGATCGATGGTAGCAAAGTGACCCTGGACTACGCCAAGCCCAAGGGTGAAGGCGGTTTCCGTGGAGGCAGAGGCGGTGGTGGATTTGGCGGCCGCGGAGGGGGCAGAGGAGGCCGTGGTGGATTTGGAGGATTTGGTGGTGGTcgcggaggaggaggaagaggtcgTGGTGGATTTGGCGGCCGCGGTGGTGGTGGCCGAGGAGGTGGACGTGGCTTTGGAG GCGGAAGAGGTGGCGGCGGATTTGGAGCCAAACCCCAGGGGAAGAAAATCAAGTTTGATGACTAA
- the ncl gene encoding nucleolin isoform X2, translating into MVKLAKAANKQAAQKKKAPPPPKEVEEESSEEGSSEEEEAPPPKAVKKATPAKAAAKNGTVVKKAESEDDDSEEESEEEAPPPKKTPAKATPAKAPPAKAEESDDDDDDDESEEEAPPPKKGAKAAAKPPVKAKPAKESSEEEDDESEEEAPPPKKATPAKPAAKKAAKAKPAKEASDDDEEDEDDSEEEMDTTPAPAATKAKKAGMVKAKEESEEDDDDEEDDDDEEDDDEEEEDAPVTPGKRKADGKKDTPPAKKAKAEGEGFCLFVGNLNFNKDFDEIKSALRKFFTKNDLEVADVRLGGTKKFGYVDFSTEEDMQKALELNGKKVMGQELKLDKARSKETSQEGKKERDARTLFVKNLPFSATVDDLKEVFEDAVDVRLPQGQNGSNRGIAYIEFKSEAEADKMLEEAQGADVQGRSIMVDYVGDKSQKGAKVGGAMGAASKTLVVNNLAFSATEEALQSTFEKAVSIRVPQRDGRPKGFAFVEFETTDDAKDALENLNNTEIEGRTIRLEFSQNSGNRDGGRGNSGPTKTLFVKGLSEDTSDQTLKDSFEGAVGARIVTDRDTGSSKGFGFVDFDNEDDCKAAKEAMEDGEIDGSKVTLDYAKPKGEGGFRGGRGGGGFGGRGGGRGGRGGFGGFGGGRGGGGRGRGGFGGRGGGGRGGGRGFGGGRGGGGFGAKPQGKKIKFDD; encoded by the exons GCCCCTCCTCCTAAAGCGGTGAAGAAAGCCACACCAGCTAAAGCAGCTGCTAAAAATGGCACTGTTGTCAAAAAAGCAGAAAGTGAAGATGATGACTCTG aggaggagtctgaaGAGGAGGCCCCACCACCAAAGAAGACTCCTGCAAAAGCAACACCAGCCAAGGCACCTCCTGCAAAGGCAGAGGAAtcagatgacgatgatgatg ATGATGAATCGGAAGAAGAGGCCCCACCACCCAAAAAAGGAGCCAAGGCTGCTGCTAAACCCCCAGTGAAGGCTAAACCTGCAAAGGAGTCCtctgaggaggaagatgatgaatCTGAAGAGGAGGCCCCACCCCCCAAGAAAGCTACTCCAGCCAAACCAGCTGCAAAGAAAGCTGCTAAGGCAAAGCCCGCGAAGGAGGCTTCTGATGATGacgaagaagatgaagatg ATTCTGAAGAGGAGATGGACACCACTCCCGCTCCAGCAGCCACTAAGGCAAAAAAAGCCGGCATGGTCAAGGCCAAGGAGGAGtcggaggaggatgatgatgatgaagaagatgatgatgatgaggaggatgatgatgaggaagaagagg ATGCCCCCGTGACACCTGGAAAGAGGAAGGCAGATGGCAAAAAGGATACACCACCTGCCAAAAAGGCAAAGGCAGAAGGTGAAG GCTTCTGTCTATTTGTTGGAAATTTGAACTTCAACAAAGATTTTGATGAAATCAAATCAGCCCTGAGGAAATTCTTCACCAAGAACGACCTTGAGGTTGCCGATGTCCGGTTAGGAGGAACCAA AAAATTTGGCTATGTGGACTTTTCAACTGAGGAGGACATGCAGAAGGCACTGGAGCTCAATGGCAAAAAGGTCATGGGCCAGGAGTTGAAGTTGGATAAGGCCCGCAGCAAAGAGACCTCACAGGAGGGCAAGAAAG AGAGGGACGCCAGGACACTCTTTGTGAAAAACCTTCCCTTCTCTGCCACGGTTGATGACCTAAAGGAAGTCTTTGAAGATGCAGTTGATGTCCGGTTGCCGCAAGGCCAGAACGGCTCAAACAGAGG CATTGCTTACATTGAATTCAAATCGGAGGCAGAAGCCGATAAGATGCTGGAGGAGGCACAGGGAGCAGATGTACAAGGGCGGTCCATCATGGTTGATTATGTTGGTGATAAGAGTCAGAAGGGTGCCAAGGTGGGAG GAGCAATGGGAGCAGCCAGTAAAACGCTGGTCGTGAATAATCTGGCCTTCAGTGCCACAGAGGAAGCCCTGCAATCCACATTTGAGAAGGCTGTGTCCATAAGGGTTCCACAGAGGGATGGCAGACCCAAAGG TTTTGCATTTGTAGAGTTTGAGACCACAGATGATGCTAAGGACGCTTTGGAAAAcctcaacaacacagaaattGAGGGCCGCACAATCCGACTGGAGTTCAGCCAGAACAGTGGAAacagagatggaggaagaggaaactcTG GTCCAACAAAAACCCTGTTTGTGAAGGGTCTGTCTGAGGACACATCAGACCAGACTCTTAAAGACTCATTTGAGGGTGCTGTGGGAGCCAGGATAGTCACAGACAGGGACACCGGCTCATCTAAAGG CTTTGGCTTTGTGGACTTTGACAACGAGGATGACTGCAAAGCAGCCAAGGAGGCAATGGAGGATGGTGAGATCGATGGTAGCAAAGTGACCCTGGACTACGCCAAGCCCAAGGGTGAAGGCGGTTTCCGTGGAGGCAGAGGCGGTGGTGGATTTGGCGGCCGCGGAGGGGGCAGAGGAGGCCGTGGTGGATTTGGAGGATTTGGTGGTGGTcgcggaggaggaggaagaggtcgTGGTGGATTTGGCGGCCGCGGTGGTGGTGGCCGAGGAGGTGGACGTGGCTTTGGAG GCGGAAGAGGTGGCGGCGGATTTGGAGCCAAACCCCAGGGGAAGAAAATCAAGTTTGATGACTAA